In Marinibacterium anthonyi, one genomic interval encodes:
- the czcS gene encoding Sensor protein CzcS precursor: MDRDRLSAGIAFRAMLKAGMVFLVVLVLAGVVAFGFVRQTLLSAERQQITSELLLLSDIHHDAGVAGTIVALNQLVASLEVTHQVAGLFDTDGARLAGNLAADPESGDWGQAKADVLRQGLRRTAPSGIYYLGTREVEGGRLVVGRSLDTVRTVERRVIGGILAFGVTVTLAALAIGYGLSRRAQVKLDAMAGALDAVSRGDLSARVPVAGEGDQIDRVADRMNAQLDRLAQLVAEARRTAAAIAHDLRTPLSRAWLGLDRAAAEVAEGRDAAEAIAASQADLGRLNGIIEAVLRIARIESGADVAMAPLNLAALARDIAETFAPVAEDAGQRLDCDLQEASINGDEGMLQQALANLVQNAITHAGPGTTITVSSRNLGPGTVLSVTDTGPGIPEAERQKVLDAFYRSDAARSSAGSGLGLALVRAVAERHGAELELTDAGPGLRVSLSFPG, from the coding sequence ATGGACCGCGATAGGCTAAGCGCCGGCATCGCCTTTCGGGCGATGCTGAAGGCGGGGATGGTGTTCCTTGTCGTTTTGGTGCTGGCGGGCGTGGTGGCCTTTGGCTTCGTGCGCCAGACCCTGTTGTCGGCGGAACGCCAGCAGATCACGTCCGAACTGCTGCTGCTGTCGGACATCCATCACGACGCCGGTGTCGCCGGGACCATCGTGGCGCTGAACCAGCTTGTGGCCTCGCTGGAGGTGACGCACCAGGTGGCGGGGCTTTTCGACACGGACGGCGCGCGGCTGGCGGGGAACCTCGCCGCCGATCCAGAAAGCGGCGATTGGGGGCAGGCAAAGGCCGATGTTCTGCGGCAGGGGCTGCGGCGGACCGCGCCGTCGGGGATCTATTACCTTGGCACCCGCGAGGTCGAAGGCGGGCGGCTGGTGGTCGGGCGCAGCCTGGACACCGTGCGCACGGTCGAACGGCGGGTGATCGGCGGGATCCTGGCGTTTGGCGTGACCGTGACGCTGGCGGCGCTGGCCATTGGCTACGGGCTGAGCCGGCGCGCCCAGGTGAAGCTGGACGCGATGGCCGGCGCGCTGGACGCGGTGTCGCGCGGGGACCTGTCGGCGCGGGTGCCCGTGGCCGGGGAGGGCGACCAGATCGACCGGGTGGCGGACCGGATGAACGCACAACTCGACCGGCTTGCGCAGTTGGTGGCCGAGGCGCGACGGACCGCCGCCGCCATTGCCCATGACCTGCGCACGCCGCTGTCGCGGGCCTGGCTGGGGCTGGACCGGGCGGCGGCAGAGGTGGCCGAAGGACGCGATGCGGCGGAAGCGATTGCCGCCTCGCAGGCCGACCTGGGGCGGCTGAACGGGATCATCGAGGCCGTTCTCAGGATCGCCCGGATCGAGAGCGGCGCGGATGTGGCGATGGCGCCGCTGAACCTGGCAGCGCTGGCGCGGGACATCGCCGAAACCTTTGCGCCCGTGGCGGAAGATGCGGGACAGCGGCTGGATTGCGACCTGCAGGAGGCAAGCATAAATGGCGACGAGGGGATGCTGCAGCAGGCGCTGGCCAATCTGGTGCAGAACGCGATCACCCATGCCGGCCCCGGCACCACGATCACGGTTTCGTCGCGAAACCTTGGCCCCGGGACCGTCCTGTCGGTGACAGACACCGGCCCCGGCATCCCCGAAGCCGAACGGCAGAAGGTGCTGGACGCGTTCTATCGCAGCGATGCGGCCCGCAGTTCGGCGGGCAGCGGGCTGGGCCTGGCGCTGGTGCGCGCGGTGGCCGAACGGCACGGGGCAGAGTTGGAGTTGACGGATGCCGGCCCCGGCCTGCGCGTCAGCCTGAGCTTTCCCGGCTGA
- the parA_4 gene encoding Plasmid partitioning protein ParA, with translation MASSKEPLPPYFNIDPAAAAAKLSEPIDTARFAKAAAFAMKGREDLARRGYAPDGQKRLRRFSTWEICRYLIPVAPAHFRRVIKKHPDLPQGTGEGNSKWFTLDDVLRLRAHFAAEGAADREYLPWRPEGLPAKIVAVSNFKGGTSKTTTTAHLAMSAALDGYKVLAIDLDSQGSLTSIMGGNISDEWSTAFPLLAKDYAQALQEENAIREAGGQPPLPFDETLTEALGVSARDIIQSTHWPNIDLLGAQLNLYWAEFQIPVWRMGLRSWPLWDALSNALINEGIVNDYDIIFIDTPPALGYLTINALAAADILLVPLGASFLEFDSTGRFFDMLYSTFASVEDGENAARRNAGLPEVKFEWDAVRALVTRFDAAQQTDLANVIQAYFGDFMTTYRQEVTAMVGQAGEQVNGIYEADYREFNRDTYVRGRETFDRTWAEVKEIILGTWWRDMKMQEEEA, from the coding sequence CGACACCGCACGATTCGCAAAAGCCGCGGCCTTCGCCATGAAGGGGCGCGAGGATCTGGCCCGGCGCGGTTATGCGCCCGACGGCCAGAAACGCCTGCGCCGGTTTTCCACGTGGGAGATCTGTCGTTACCTGATCCCCGTTGCGCCCGCTCATTTCCGCCGGGTGATCAAGAAGCACCCCGATCTGCCGCAGGGCACCGGCGAGGGCAATTCCAAGTGGTTCACGCTGGACGACGTGCTGCGCCTGCGCGCCCATTTCGCCGCCGAAGGCGCGGCCGACCGCGAATACCTGCCCTGGCGGCCCGAAGGCCTGCCCGCCAAGATCGTCGCCGTGTCGAACTTCAAGGGTGGCACGTCGAAGACCACGACAACCGCGCACCTGGCGATGTCGGCGGCGCTGGACGGCTACAAGGTGCTGGCGATCGACCTGGACAGCCAGGGCTCGCTGACGTCGATCATGGGCGGCAACATCAGCGACGAATGGTCCACCGCCTTCCCGCTGCTGGCCAAGGATTACGCCCAGGCCCTGCAGGAGGAAAACGCCATCCGCGAGGCCGGCGGCCAGCCCCCCCTGCCCTTCGACGAGACCCTGACCGAAGCGCTTGGCGTCTCGGCCCGCGACATCATCCAGTCGACCCACTGGCCCAACATCGACCTGCTGGGCGCGCAGCTGAACCTGTACTGGGCCGAATTCCAGATCCCGGTCTGGCGCATGGGCCTGCGCAGCTGGCCGCTGTGGGATGCGCTGTCGAACGCGCTGATCAATGAAGGTATCGTTAATGATTACGACATAATCTTCATCGATACCCCGCCCGCGCTTGGCTACCTCACGATCAACGCGCTGGCGGCGGCCGACATCCTGCTGGTGCCGCTTGGCGCCTCTTTCCTGGAATTCGATTCGACGGGACGGTTCTTCGACATGCTCTATTCGACCTTCGCCAGCGTGGAAGACGGGGAAAACGCCGCCCGCCGCAACGCCGGCCTTCCCGAGGTCAAGTTCGAATGGGACGCCGTGCGCGCCCTTGTCACCCGCTTCGACGCGGCCCAGCAGACCGATCTGGCCAACGTGATCCAGGCCTATTTCGGGGATTTCATGACCACCTACCGCCAGGAGGTGACCGCCATGGTCGGCCAGGCGGGCGAGCAGGTGAACGGCATTTACGAGGCCGATTACCGTGAATTCAACCGCGACACCTATGTCCGTGGGCGCGAGACGTTCGATCGGACCTGGGCCGAGGTGAAGGAGATCATCCTTGGCACCTGGTGGCGCGACATGAAGATGCAGGAGGAGGAAGCGTAA
- a CDS encoding YfdX protein, with protein sequence MSIRNKLLSGGLITALVLGSAAAFAAESQTPKASELKDQVAAAKTPYPTQDGMLKTADDALQALTDVHAARLALAADDMDGAHTNLSSAMDAFNKSQDSWKALTVSDTEDPASAERFLPIDVAMSLGENFVPTPETGEALKAAKAQFQTGSDDKALDTLRVANVDVNVSAALVPVSATMDSLQQAQAALKSGDKVAADKALGAIEQSIVVRGFAIDGIPRQQGTAQDQTNATASGTSPQPADATSSS encoded by the coding sequence ATGTCCATTCGCAACAAGCTTCTGTCGGGCGGTCTGATCACGGCCCTGGTCCTTGGGTCTGCCGCTGCTTTCGCCGCGGAATCGCAAACCCCCAAGGCTTCCGAGCTCAAGGATCAGGTCGCCGCCGCCAAGACCCCCTACCCCACCCAGGACGGCATGCTGAAGACGGCCGATGACGCGTTGCAGGCGCTGACCGACGTGCACGCCGCGCGGCTGGCTTTGGCCGCCGATGACATGGACGGCGCGCACACCAACCTTTCGTCCGCGATGGATGCCTTCAACAAGTCCCAGGACAGCTGGAAGGCGCTGACCGTCTCCGACACCGAAGATCCCGCCAGTGCGGAACGCTTCCTGCCAATCGACGTGGCGATGTCGCTGGGCGAGAATTTCGTGCCGACACCTGAAACCGGCGAAGCCCTGAAGGCCGCGAAGGCGCAGTTCCAGACCGGGTCGGATGACAAGGCGCTGGATACCCTGCGGGTGGCGAATGTGGATGTGAACGTCTCGGCCGCTCTGGTGCCGGTCTCGGCGACCATGGACAGCCTGCAACAGGCGCAGGCGGCGTTGAAATCCGGTGACAAGGTCGCGGCGGACAAGGCGCTGGGGGCCATCGAACAATCGATCGTGGTGCGTGGCTTTGCGATCGACGGGATCCCGCGGCAGCAGGGCACGGCGCAGGATCAGACCAATGCCACGGCCAGCGGGACCAGCCCGCAACCGGCGGACGCGACCAGTTCAAGCTAG
- the copR gene encoding Transcriptional activator protein CopR, with amino-acid sequence MKILLSEDDETLAQYLTTALSQKGHSVDHVADGREALNYCLYHDCDLAILDRMMPGMDGLSVLRALRAAGKDVPVLLLTALGDVEDRVEGLTAGADDYLTKPFHLSELLARIGVLARRRDTTAETTTLEVHDLKLDLLSRVAMRQGHVIELQNREFALLEVLMRHAGRVVTRAMLLEQVWNFNFEPHSTVVETHMSRLRAKIDKPFDIALIHTIRNTGYSLHGPR; translated from the coding sequence ATGAAGATCCTTTTGTCCGAGGACGACGAGACGCTCGCCCAATACCTTACGACCGCGCTGTCCCAGAAGGGTCACAGCGTCGATCACGTGGCCGATGGGCGGGAAGCGCTGAATTACTGCCTGTATCACGATTGCGACCTGGCGATCCTGGATCGGATGATGCCAGGCATGGACGGCCTGTCGGTCTTGCGTGCGCTGCGCGCCGCCGGCAAGGACGTGCCGGTGTTGCTGCTGACAGCCCTTGGCGATGTCGAGGACCGGGTCGAAGGCCTTACCGCCGGCGCCGACGATTACCTGACCAAGCCCTTCCACCTGTCCGAATTGCTGGCCCGTATCGGCGTGCTGGCGCGGCGCCGGGACACCACCGCCGAGACTACCACGCTTGAGGTCCATGACCTCAAGCTTGACCTGCTGTCGCGGGTGGCGATGCGGCAGGGCCATGTGATCGAGTTGCAGAACCGGGAATTCGCGCTGCTTGAGGTACTTATGCGCCACGCGGGCCGCGTGGTGACCCGGGCGATGCTGTTGGAACAGGTCTGGAACTTCAATTTCGAACCGCATTCCACCGTGGTCGAAACCCACATGAGCCGGCTGCGTGCCAAGATCGACAAACCCTTCGACATCGCGCTGATCCACACCATTCGCAACACCGGCTATTCCCTGCATGGACCGCGATAG
- the parB_8 gene encoding Plasmid partitioning protein ParB, with translation MAKRRKLEAPSAEDMSKLEAEFRRETRPDGTRAGMAPIAQVAADTASVAEVAGSGVRAEQARWRADADRLRLAEEAGLLIAEIPLEEIEADAMIRDRMVIDEAEQMELRQSIAASGLRLPVEVYELPAPSPSGARYGLLSGYRRLMALRALFELTENPKHARIRAIVRPRTEADAAFVSMVEENEVRAELSHYERGRIAVIAAHQGAFVNVEEAVNRLFATASKAKRSKVRSFATIFEELGDMLQFPENLTEKRGLLLAQAIRNGAESRLRDALAEDTVSGPEEEWAALEPVLADLESAPRKPSAGGRPRKAKPLSGWANAETLVTTSGITIRRQTDGNGFLLRFEGKRLDGALMDSLMVEIKALLDSPS, from the coding sequence ATGGCCAAGCGTCGCAAACTGGAAGCGCCAAGCGCCGAGGACATGAGCAAGCTCGAGGCGGAGTTTCGCCGCGAAACCCGGCCCGACGGGACCCGCGCCGGCATGGCGCCGATCGCCCAGGTGGCCGCCGATACCGCGTCGGTGGCCGAGGTCGCGGGCTCTGGCGTGCGCGCCGAACAGGCCCGCTGGCGCGCCGATGCGGACCGTCTGCGCCTGGCCGAGGAAGCCGGCCTGCTGATCGCCGAGATTCCCCTGGAGGAGATCGAGGCCGACGCGATGATCCGCGACCGCATGGTCATAGACGAGGCCGAACAGATGGAGCTGCGCCAGTCCATCGCCGCCAGCGGTTTGCGCCTGCCGGTCGAGGTTTATGAACTGCCTGCCCCCTCCCCGTCCGGCGCCCGCTACGGTCTGCTGTCCGGCTATCGCCGCCTGATGGCCCTGCGCGCGCTGTTCGAGCTGACCGAGAACCCCAAACACGCCCGAATCCGCGCCATCGTCCGTCCGCGTACCGAAGCCGACGCGGCCTTCGTGTCGATGGTCGAGGAAAACGAGGTCCGCGCCGAGCTCAGCCATTACGAACGCGGCCGCATCGCCGTGATCGCCGCCCACCAGGGTGCCTTCGTGAATGTCGAAGAGGCCGTGAACCGGCTATTTGCAACGGCGTCGAAGGCCAAGCGTTCCAAGGTCCGGTCCTTCGCGACGATCTTCGAGGAACTTGGCGACATGCTGCAATTCCCCGAAAACCTGACCGAAAAGCGCGGCTTGCTGCTGGCCCAGGCGATCCGCAACGGCGCCGAATCCCGCCTGCGCGATGCCCTTGCCGAAGACACCGTCTCCGGCCCCGAGGAGGAATGGGCCGCGCTGGAACCGGTTCTGGCCGACCTGGAAAGCGCGCCGCGCAAACCGTCGGCCGGGGGGCGCCCGCGCAAGGCCAAGCCGCTGTCCGGCTGGGCCAATGCCGAAACGCTGGTCACGACCTCGGGCATCACCATCCGGCGTCAGACCGACGGCAACGGCTTCCTGTTGCGGTTCGAAGGCAAACGGTTGGACGGCGCGCTGATGGACAGCCTGATGGTCGAGATCAAGGCGCTTCTCGACAGCCCGTCGTGA